A portion of the Leptospira licerasiae serovar Varillal str. VAR 010 genome contains these proteins:
- a CDS encoding UDP-3-O-acyl-N-acetylglucosamine deacetylase, producing MKVLTQISEIKNLLSDRNPEILHLPPEFAYQVEIDPDYSYTIQKEFSVEGKATFENKDAVVQVSPVRNGRSCFSWNGIRYDLDSRNCIKGNHNIQLGEVKVIEHPLAWMLAFGVYADFTLSESSFPTFDYCDQVYMDHSKGNCRKLEKRKKITVSSPFALIWEKGYCVLEPPTKDTKGLLIDHQVEYPGTTVGRSRILTELTPENFSYFGDARTTAFRNKKDAESFYQIGLAGGLKDYPFTLENVLLLDEDRIYNIRDKFKDPNSDYNYEFICHELIDIMSWLRFVEEKYEGKFFGKMTTFLFDHHKQIDIAQFSCDPEELEKFGIRIGN from the coding sequence ATGAAGGTCCTAACCCAAATTTCAGAAATCAAAAACTTACTCTCCGATAGAAATCCGGAAATTCTCCATCTGCCTCCAGAGTTTGCGTATCAGGTGGAGATAGATCCGGATTATTCTTATACGATCCAAAAAGAATTCAGCGTAGAAGGTAAGGCGACTTTCGAAAATAAGGATGCTGTAGTTCAAGTAAGCCCAGTAAGGAATGGAAGATCTTGCTTTAGCTGGAACGGGATCAGATACGACCTGGACAGTCGGAATTGTATTAAAGGAAATCATAATATACAACTGGGAGAAGTTAAGGTGATAGAACATCCGCTGGCATGGATGTTGGCCTTTGGGGTATATGCCGATTTTACTTTGAGCGAATCTAGTTTTCCCACCTTCGATTATTGCGATCAGGTCTATATGGATCATTCTAAAGGAAATTGCAGAAAGTTAGAAAAGAGAAAAAAGATCACAGTATCTTCTCCGTTTGCCTTAATTTGGGAAAAGGGTTATTGTGTTTTAGAACCTCCAACTAAGGATACGAAAGGACTTTTGATAGACCACCAAGTGGAATATCCCGGAACAACGGTTGGAAGGTCCAGGATATTGACCGAATTGACTCCTGAAAACTTTTCCTACTTTGGAGACGCAAGAACCACCGCATTTCGTAACAAAAAGGACGCGGAAAGTTTTTACCAGATCGGACTTGCCGGAGGATTAAAGGATTATCCTTTCACATTAGAGAACGTATTACTTTTAGATGAAGATAGAATTTATAATATTCGGGACAAATTTAAGGATCCAAACTCGGATTATAACTACGAATTCATCTGTCACGAATTGATAGATATCATGTCTTGGTTAAGGTTCGTAGAAGAAAAATATGAAGGGAAATTTTTCGGTAAGATGACAACTTTTCTTTTCGATCATCATAAACAGATAGATATCGCTCAATTTTCCTGCGATCCTGAGGAATTAGAAAAATTCGGGATCCGGATCGGAAATTAA
- a CDS encoding TIGR04452 family lipoprotein: MRIGILPLLFILLIAANCVALNTTGLTNRYKGSEAKDKIEEAATVAAQLYAISTGDLTGTTYINNIFLPPILAGIKPSEYYAKDDVNACVDEIKLFGALGLAPTIGVLFGQCSNLQPDNNVYGNIN; this comes from the coding sequence ATGAGGATCGGAATATTACCGCTCTTATTTATCCTATTGATCGCTGCGAACTGTGTAGCGTTGAACACTACCGGATTAACGAATCGTTATAAAGGAAGCGAGGCAAAGGATAAGATAGAAGAGGCGGCAACAGTCGCGGCACAGCTTTATGCGATCAGTACCGGGGATCTTACCGGAACGACCTATATAAACAATATCTTTCTTCCTCCTATTCTCGCAGGGATTAAACCAAGTGAATACTATGCGAAGGACGATGTAAATGCATGCGTGGATGAGATCAAATTGTTTGGTGCTTTAGGTCTTGCGCCCACTATCGGCGTTTTATTCGGTCAATGCTCTAATCTGCAGCCTGACAATAATGTGTACGGAAATATCAATTAA